Proteins encoded by one window of Methylovirgula ligni:
- a CDS encoding ATP-binding protein: MLAREKPSIADDGIEDAAAIVRPAAAEPATAPPISNVANRKNMLLLIQFRWIAVVGQLITIAFVQYGLGIPLPLLPMMGVIGALVLVNLASFAWLRLHDEISSAALLLVSMLDVFALTAQLWLSGGATNPFVSLYLLQVTMAAVLLDAQSTWLIVALSFTGFVVLVSFHHPLPMPRRWDGDMFSLHILGMLVCFIINAALLVVFITRISRNLRERDSRLAALRQNAIEEDHVVRIGLLATGAAHELGTPLASLSVILGDWRRMPAIKANAEMSQEVEEMQTAVTRCKAIVTDILLSAGEARGEAPGVTTVTQFLDDVVASWRAGRPAAALTYQNKFGTDLPIVSDTTLKQIVFNVLDNAAEASPAWVSFTAARDKDALVLEVSDIGPGFAPDILANFGRPYQSSKGHRGRGLGLFLVVNVVRKLGGTVEARNRPSRGASVILRLPLIALAIGAPHHAE; the protein is encoded by the coding sequence ATGTTAGCACGCGAAAAGCCGAGTATCGCAGACGACGGCATCGAAGATGCCGCCGCAATCGTGCGGCCGGCTGCGGCTGAACCTGCGACCGCGCCGCCGATCTCGAACGTCGCCAATCGCAAGAACATGCTTTTGCTGATCCAGTTTCGCTGGATCGCCGTGGTCGGGCAATTGATCACGATCGCGTTCGTGCAATATGGCCTCGGTATTCCGTTGCCGCTGCTGCCGATGATGGGCGTGATCGGCGCGCTGGTTCTGGTCAATCTCGCCAGCTTTGCGTGGCTGCGCCTGCATGACGAGATCAGCAGCGCCGCCCTGCTCCTGGTTTCGATGCTCGATGTCTTCGCGCTGACGGCGCAGCTCTGGCTCAGTGGCGGCGCGACCAACCCCTTCGTCTCGCTCTACCTTCTGCAAGTGACGATGGCGGCGGTGCTGCTCGATGCCCAATCGACCTGGCTCATCGTCGCGCTTTCGTTCACCGGCTTCGTCGTCCTCGTCAGCTTTCACCATCCGTTGCCGATGCCGCGCCGTTGGGACGGCGACATGTTTTCTCTCCACATCCTCGGCATGCTCGTTTGCTTCATCATCAATGCGGCGCTGCTCGTCGTCTTCATCACCCGCATCTCCCGCAATCTGCGTGAGCGCGACAGCCGGCTGGCCGCGCTGCGGCAGAATGCGATCGAGGAGGATCATGTCGTCCGCATCGGCCTGCTGGCGACGGGCGCGGCGCATGAACTGGGCACACCCCTCGCTTCACTCTCCGTCATTCTGGGCGACTGGCGGCGTATGCCCGCCATCAAGGCCAACGCGGAGATGAGTCAGGAAGTCGAGGAGATGCAGACCGCGGTCACCCGCTGCAAAGCCATCGTCACCGATATTCTGCTTTCCGCCGGCGAAGCGCGCGGCGAGGCGCCGGGGGTGACGACCGTGACCCAATTCCTCGACGATGTCGTGGCGAGCTGGCGGGCAGGACGCCCGGCGGCCGCACTCACCTATCAGAACAAATTCGGCACCGACCTGCCCATCGTCTCGGATACGACGCTGAAGCAAATCGTCTTCAACGTGCTCGACAATGCCGCCGAGGCATCCCCTGCCTGGGTCAGCTTCACGGCCGCGCGCGACAAGGATGCCCTTGTCCTCGAGGTCAGCGACATCGGCCCCGGTTTCGCGCCGGACATCCTCGCCAATTTCGGCCGGCCCTACCAGTCGAGCAAAGGCCATCGCGGACGCGGCCTTGGGCTTTTCCTCGTGGTCAATGTGGTAAGAAAACTTGGCGGCACGGTCGAGGCGCGCAACCGCCCGAGCCGCGGCGCCAGCGTCATTTTACGTCTGCCGTTGATAGCCTTGGCGATTGGAGCGCCCCATCATGCCGAATAA
- a CDS encoding response regulator transcription factor, with product MPNKRLLMIVEDDAAFANTLKRSFERRDYDVLHAETLAGVNALLETKTPGYAVVDLKLGGGSGLSCVEALHAHSPDMLIVVLTGYASIATAVEAIKLGACHYLAKPSNTDDIEEAFKKSDGNAEVPLTERPTSIKTLEWEHIHRTLVDADFNISETARRLGMHRRTLARKLEKRQVK from the coding sequence ATGCCGAATAAGCGTCTGCTGATGATCGTTGAGGACGATGCCGCTTTCGCCAATACGCTGAAGCGCTCGTTCGAGCGGCGCGACTATGATGTTCTGCACGCCGAGACGCTGGCCGGCGTGAACGCGCTGCTTGAGACGAAGACCCCCGGCTATGCGGTCGTCGACCTCAAGCTTGGCGGCGGCTCCGGCCTCTCCTGCGTCGAGGCGCTGCACGCGCACAGTCCCGACATGCTGATCGTCGTCCTCACCGGCTATGCCAGCATCGCCACCGCCGTCGAGGCGATCAAGCTCGGCGCCTGCCATTACCTCGCCAAGCCCTCGAATACCGACGACATCGAAGAAGCCTTCAAGAAATCGGACGGCAATGCCGAGGTGCCGCTGACGGAACGGCCGACCTCGATCAAGACGCTCGAATGGGAACATATCCACCGCACGCTGGTCGATGCCGACTTCAACATTTCCGAGACGGCGCGCCGGCTCGGCATGCACCGCCGCACGCTCGCCCGCAAACTCGAAAAGCGGCAGGTGAAATAG
- a CDS encoding NrsF family protein, whose amino-acid sequence MKTDDLIRSLAADDTPRLSLARALVYGFLPGMVLSFIFYALVIGPRPHLAELLPAPRILFKIVFPIAVFACAGPLALQLARPRGDPRPLVYVLIGLLLVLAAAVVIELLVLPPDLWHARLIGHNARVCLVLIPLMSAAPLVGTLIALHRGAAANPGLAGAIAGLFAGAFGAALYATHCPDDSPLFVATWYSLAILIVMSVGALAGSRFLRW is encoded by the coding sequence ATGAAGACGGATGATCTGATCCGCAGCCTTGCCGCCGATGACACGCCGCGCCTGTCGCTGGCGCGGGCGCTCGTCTATGGCTTCCTGCCAGGGATGGTGCTTTCGTTTATCTTCTATGCGCTGGTGATCGGGCCGCGGCCGCACCTTGCCGAGCTGCTGCCGGCGCCGCGGATTCTGTTCAAGATCGTTTTTCCCATCGCCGTCTTCGCCTGTGCCGGGCCGCTGGCGTTGCAATTGGCCCGTCCGCGCGGCGATCCGCGCCCGCTCGTCTATGTCCTGATCGGGCTGCTGCTGGTGCTGGCGGCGGCGGTGGTGATCGAGCTTCTCGTGCTGCCGCCGGATCTCTGGCACGCGCGGCTCATCGGCCATAATGCGCGCGTCTGCCTCGTGCTGATCCCGCTCATGTCGGCGGCGCCGCTCGTCGGCACACTAATCGCGCTGCATCGCGGCGCGGCGGCGAATCCGGGGCTGGCGGGCGCCATTGCGGGCCTGTTTGCGGGGGCATTCGGCGCGGCGCTTTACGCCACCCATTGCCCGGACGATTCGCCGCTCTTTGTCGCGACCTGGTATTCGCTCGCCATCCTGATCGTGATGAGCGTCGGCGCGCTGGCCGGCAGCCGCTTCCTGCGCTGGTAG
- a CDS encoding sigma-70 family RNA polymerase sigma factor, protein MRADRNSEWGSLLRAANAGDSLAYQRFLRELAPVLRAFVRRLLARSTSASVDVEDIVQEILLAIHLKRQTWIETAPVTPWVFTIARHKTIDALRRRGRHIDVPIDDFSESLASDNAEPDLAGVYIDRQLGALPEGQRKVVQAIAVAGDSIPEAAEKLMMTQGAVRVALHRGLAAIAARTKGGGTA, encoded by the coding sequence GTGCGCGCAGACCGAAACAGCGAGTGGGGTTCTCTCCTGCGCGCCGCCAATGCCGGGGATTCGCTGGCCTATCAGCGTTTCCTCCGGGAATTGGCGCCGGTGCTCCGGGCTTTTGTGCGCCGTCTGCTGGCGCGCTCCACTTCGGCTAGCGTCGATGTCGAGGATATCGTGCAGGAAATTTTGCTGGCCATCCATTTGAAACGGCAGACCTGGATCGAGACCGCACCGGTCACGCCCTGGGTTTTCACGATCGCGCGGCACAAGACCATCGACGCGCTGCGGCGGCGCGGCCGGCACATTGACGTGCCGATTGACGATTTTTCCGAGAGCCTCGCGTCGGATAATGCGGAGCCGGACCTTGCCGGCGTCTATATCGACCGGCAGCTCGGCGCGTTGCCGGAAGGCCAGCGCAAGGTCGTGCAAGCCATTGCGGTCGCGGGCGATTCCATACCCGAGGCGGCCGAGAAGCTGATGATGACGCAAGGCGCCGTGCGGGTCGCCCTGCATCGCGGGCTTGCCGCGATCGCCGCACGGACCAAGGGAGGCGGCACGGCATGA
- a CDS encoding DUF2282 domain-containing protein produces the protein MTAKSLLTKATLASSLAAAVALASVQAQADTKKSEKCFGVALKGHNDCAAGAGTTCAGTQPINYDRHYFKLVPKGTCTTIKTPHGAGSLTEKS, from the coding sequence ATGACCGCCAAATCTCTGTTGACCAAGGCCACGCTGGCCTCTTCGCTCGCCGCCGCCGTCGCGCTCGCCTCTGTTCAAGCGCAGGCGGACACCAAGAAGAGCGAGAAGTGCTTCGGCGTCGCGCTCAAGGGTCATAACGACTGCGCTGCCGGCGCCGGCACGACCTGCGCCGGGACGCAGCCGATCAATTACGACCGCCATTATTTCAAGCTCGTGCCCAAGGGCACCTGCACCACGATCAAGACGCCGCATGGCGCCGGCTCCCTGACCGAGAAATCCTGA
- a CDS encoding DUF692 domain-containing protein, with protein MTLAPLPAEVGLSFKPQHFAAIAEQPAAVGFFEVHAENYFGAGGAPHAQLTALRHDYALSIHGVGLSIGGSGPLDGAHLARLKALCERYQPESFSEHLAWASHHETFFNDLLPLPLNETSLARVAAHVDELQSTLQRRVLIENPASYLSFSDGTIAEPQFLAELAARTGCGLLLDINNVYVSAINLGFDPQVYLDAFPLGYVGEIHLAGHSAATDAEGRAMLIDTHGAPVADPVFALHQRVLAQTGPLPSLIERDNDVPDWASLAAEAATAAAFLQAARTKAPTNEAA; from the coding sequence ATGACTCTTGCTCCGCTCCCCGCCGAAGTCGGCCTCAGTTTCAAGCCGCAACATTTTGCGGCGATCGCCGAGCAGCCGGCTGCGGTCGGCTTCTTCGAGGTCCACGCCGAGAATTATTTCGGCGCCGGCGGCGCGCCGCATGCTCAGCTTACGGCCTTGCGGCACGACTATGCGCTCTCGATTCACGGCGTCGGCCTTTCGATCGGCGGCAGCGGACCGCTCGACGGGGCGCATCTCGCGCGGCTGAAAGCGCTGTGCGAGCGCTATCAGCCCGAGAGCTTTTCCGAACATCTAGCCTGGGCCTCGCACCATGAGACTTTCTTCAACGATCTTCTGCCGCTGCCGCTGAACGAAACGAGTCTTGCCCGCGTCGCCGCGCATGTCGATGAATTGCAGAGCACCTTGCAGCGTCGCGTGCTGATCGAAAACCCGGCAAGCTATCTCAGCTTTTCCGACGGCACGATCGCCGAACCGCAATTCCTCGCCGAGCTTGCGGCGCGGACCGGCTGCGGCCTCCTGCTCGACATCAACAATGTCTATGTCAGCGCCATCAATCTCGGCTTCGACCCGCAGGTCTATCTCGACGCCTTCCCGCTCGGATATGTCGGCGAAATCCACCTCGCCGGCCATAGCGCGGCCACGGATGCCGAGGGCCGCGCCATGCTCATCGATACGCATGGCGCGCCGGTCGCCGATCCGGTCTTCGCGCTTCACCAACGCGTTCTCGCCCAAACCGGGCCGCTGCCGAGCCTGATCGAGCGCGACAACGACGTGCCTGACTGGGCGAGCCTCGCCGCCGAGGCCGCGACGGCCGCCGCCTTTCTGCAAGCCGCGCGGACGAAAGCGCCAACCAATGAGGCGGCCTGA
- a CDS encoding DNA-binding domain-containing protein, translating to MIEDDFAAALLDPDRPAPAAINAAYRSRFAIYRNNVAVSLVEALATRFPAVRRVVGEDFFAQAARLFVTEHPPTSRMLALYGDGFAGFLDRLPARAEVPYLRDLARLEAARTHAYHAADAAPLGPDTLAQLSPETLSDLRLTLHPAVAIIDSSHPIVTIWAMNSGERPLAEIEDWQGEAALISRPKFDVEVRALPPGGAAFMTALAQTATLAEAAETALAAAPDFDLALNLAALFSTGLISHVSPIPEGQIS from the coding sequence ATGATCGAAGACGATTTCGCGGCAGCTCTGCTCGATCCGGACAGGCCCGCGCCGGCCGCGATCAATGCCGCCTATCGCAGCCGTTTCGCCATCTACCGCAACAATGTCGCCGTGAGCCTCGTCGAGGCCCTGGCGACACGCTTCCCCGCCGTGCGCCGCGTCGTCGGCGAAGACTTTTTCGCACAGGCGGCACGTCTTTTCGTGACGGAACATCCGCCAACGTCGCGGATGCTGGCGCTTTACGGCGACGGCTTTGCCGGCTTTCTCGACCGCCTGCCCGCCCGCGCCGAAGTTCCCTATCTGCGCGATCTGGCGCGGCTCGAGGCTGCGCGCACACACGCTTATCATGCGGCCGATGCCGCCCCACTTGGCCCCGATACGCTGGCGCAGCTCTCACCCGAAACGCTCAGCGACCTGCGGCTCACACTGCATCCGGCTGTCGCGATTATCGATTCGTCCCATCCGATCGTCACCATCTGGGCGATGAATTCGGGCGAGCGGCCGCTCGCGGAGATCGAAGATTGGCAGGGCGAAGCCGCGTTGATCTCGCGACCCAAATTCGACGTCGAAGTTCGCGCTCTGCCCCCCGGCGGCGCGGCCTTCATGACCGCGCTGGCGCAGACAGCGACCCTTGCCGAAGCTGCGGAGACGGCGCTGGCGGCGGCTCCAGACTTCGATCTCGCCCTCAACCTCGCCGCGCTGTTCAGCACCGGCCTCATCTCGCACGTCTCGCCGATTCCGGAAGGACAGATATCATGA
- a CDS encoding DoxX family protein, translated as MSTVTLPTEQGPLVRLAARIIGLLESLPYWVLGLAARMFPAAVFWQSGQTKIEGWHLSDSAIALFQDEYKLPLIDPTVAAYGAAFAEHFFPILLVLGLASRFAALSLLIMTSIIEIFVYPDAWPTHGVWATCFLLVITRGPGLISLDHLIARHFGIVTRRAK; from the coding sequence ATGAGCACCGTCACGCTTCCCACAGAGCAGGGTCCGCTGGTACGGCTTGCCGCTCGCATCATCGGCTTGCTCGAATCTTTGCCCTATTGGGTGCTGGGCCTTGCCGCTCGGATGTTTCCGGCAGCCGTCTTCTGGCAATCGGGACAGACGAAGATCGAGGGCTGGCACTTGAGCGACAGCGCCATCGCGCTGTTCCAGGACGAATACAAGCTGCCGCTCATCGATCCGACCGTCGCGGCTTACGGGGCGGCGTTCGCCGAGCATTTCTTCCCTATTCTGCTCGTGCTTGGCCTTGCGAGCCGCTTCGCCGCTCTCTCGCTTTTGATCATGACCTCGATCATCGAGATTTTCGTCTATCCCGACGCCTGGCCGACGCATGGCGTCTGGGCGACCTGCTTCTTGCTCGTCATCACGCGCGGGCCCGGGCTGATCTCGCTCGATCATCTCATCGCCAGGCATTTCGGGATTGTCACGCGCAGAGCGAAGTAA
- a CDS encoding ABC transporter ATP-binding protein, which yields MSGAPLLDVRDLRVAFRQSGAEFPAVKGISFSLDRGRTLAIVGESGSGKSVTALSILRLLPPAAHVSGAALFKGEDILKCNEKRLRAIRGNAITMVFQEPMTSLNPLHTIARQIGEILELHGARKGPALTQRIVELLSEVGIPDPAQRLSAYPHQLSGGQRQRVMIAMSLANRPDLFIADEPTTALDVTVQAQILTLLKDLQKRHGMAMLFITHDLNIVRKLADDVAVMQRGEIVEAGSVERIFKSPQHPYTKALLAAEPKGSPPTSDSSAPVVLEAQDVRVHFPIKRGLLRRTIGAVKAVDGVSLKLRQGETIGVVGESGSGKTTLGLAVLRLIRSQGPIVYLGQRIDGLSFKAMRPLRRDMQIVFQDPYGSLSPRLSIADIVAEGLVAQGTRLSLVERREIVARTLADTGLDPAAMDRYPHEFSGGQRQRVAIARAMVLEPKFVVLDEPTSALDMSVQAQIVDLLRQLQEKRRLAYLFISHDLRVVRALANEIVVMRQGKVVEQGAATEIFANPQSDYTRALFAAAFAIEADRSGVVAQ from the coding sequence ATGAGCGGCGCGCCGCTTCTCGACGTGCGCGATCTGCGCGTTGCCTTCCGGCAGAGCGGGGCGGAGTTTCCGGCCGTCAAAGGCATATCCTTCTCGCTGGATCGCGGCCGCACGCTGGCGATCGTCGGCGAATCCGGCTCCGGCAAGTCGGTGACGGCGCTGTCGATTCTGCGCCTGCTGCCGCCGGCTGCGCATGTTTCGGGCGCCGCGCTGTTCAAGGGCGAGGACATTCTGAAATGCAATGAGAAGCGATTGCGCGCGATCCGCGGCAATGCGATCACGATGGTGTTTCAGGAGCCGATGACGTCGCTGAACCCGCTGCATACGATTGCGCGGCAGATCGGCGAAATTCTCGAGCTTCACGGCGCGCGCAAAGGGCCGGCGCTGACGCAGCGCATCGTCGAATTGCTCAGCGAGGTCGGCATTCCCGATCCGGCGCAGCGTCTTTCGGCCTATCCGCATCAGCTTTCGGGGGGCCAGCGTCAGCGCGTGATGATCGCGATGAGCCTCGCCAACCGGCCCGATCTTTTCATCGCGGATGAACCGACGACGGCGCTCGATGTCACTGTACAGGCGCAAATCCTTACGCTGCTGAAGGATTTGCAGAAACGCCACGGCATGGCGATGCTGTTCATCACGCACGATCTCAACATCGTGCGCAAGCTTGCCGACGATGTCGCGGTGATGCAGCGCGGCGAGATCGTCGAGGCCGGGAGCGTCGAGCGGATTTTCAAGTCGCCGCAGCATCCCTATACAAAGGCTTTGCTCGCCGCCGAGCCGAAGGGGAGCCCGCCGACGAGCGATTCCTCGGCGCCGGTCGTGCTCGAGGCGCAGGACGTGCGCGTGCATTTCCCCATCAAGCGCGGCCTGCTGCGCCGGACAATCGGCGCGGTCAAGGCGGTCGACGGCGTCTCGCTGAAGCTGCGTCAGGGCGAGACCATCGGCGTCGTCGGCGAATCCGGCTCGGGCAAGACGACGCTCGGCCTCGCCGTGCTGCGGCTCATCCGCTCGCAAGGGCCGATCGTCTATTTGGGCCAGCGCATCGACGGCCTGAGCTTCAAGGCCATGCGGCCGTTGCGGCGCGACATGCAGATCGTCTTTCAGGATCCTTACGGATCACTTTCGCCGCGTCTCTCGATCGCCGATATCGTCGCGGAAGGGCTTGTCGCGCAAGGCACGCGTCTCAGCCTTGTGGAGCGGCGCGAGATCGTCGCGCGCACCCTTGCCGATACAGGCCTCGATCCGGCGGCGATGGACCGCTATCCGCATGAATTTTCCGGCGGCCAGCGTCAACGTGTGGCAATCGCGCGGGCGATGGTGCTGGAGCCGAAATTCGTCGTGCTCGACGAGCCGACCTCGGCCCTCGACATGTCGGTGCAGGCGCAAATCGTCGATCTGCTGCGGCAATTGCAGGAAAAGCGTCGGCTCGCCTATCTCTTCATCAGCCACGATTTGCGTGTCGTGCGCGCGCTCGCCAACGAGATCGTCGTCATGCGCCAGGGCAAGGTCGTGGAGCAGGGGGCGGCGACGGAGATTTTCGCCAATCCGCAGAGCGATTATACGCGCGCGCTTTTCGCCGCGGCCTTCGCGATCGAAGCCGACCGCAGCGGCGTCGTGGCGCAGTAA
- a CDS encoding ABC transporter permease produces MALAPPLARDGLLRLTPLNRRRLANFRNNKRGYWSFWIFIFLFVASLFAEFIANDRPLVASYKGELLFPIFEDYPESQFGGFLARTDYRDPFIAAEIKAHGWMIWPPIHYSYRTIERSLPTPAPSPPTWMLTQEQCTAAAARVLPPGKPNHGCADIEWNWLGTDDQGRDVAARLIYGFRISVLFGLALASISSVVGVAAGAVQGYFGGWTDLILQRLIEVWSSVPQLYLLIILSSIITPSFFVLLGTLLLFSWVNLVHVVRAEFLRARNFEYVTAARALGLSNARIMVKHVLPNAMVATLTFLPFVLNGSISTLTALDFLGFGLPSGSASLGELLLEGESNLQAPWLGLTGFFVIAIMLSLLIFIGEAVRDAFDPRKTIA; encoded by the coding sequence ATGGCGCTCGCGCCGCCGCTCGCCAGGGATGGATTGCTGAGGCTTACGCCGCTCAACCGGCGCAGGCTCGCCAATTTCCGCAACAACAAGCGTGGCTATTGGTCGTTCTGGATTTTTATTTTTCTCTTCGTCGCCTCGCTCTTTGCTGAATTCATCGCCAACGATCGCCCGCTGGTCGCCTCCTACAAGGGCGAATTGCTGTTTCCGATCTTCGAGGATTATCCGGAATCGCAATTCGGTGGTTTTCTCGCGCGCACCGATTATCGTGATCCGTTCATCGCCGCTGAGATCAAGGCGCATGGCTGGATGATCTGGCCGCCGATTCATTATTCCTATCGCACCATCGAGCGCTCCCTGCCGACGCCGGCGCCATCGCCACCGACCTGGATGCTGACGCAGGAGCAGTGCACGGCTGCGGCGGCGCGCGTCCTTCCGCCGGGCAAGCCGAATCACGGCTGCGCCGATATCGAATGGAACTGGCTCGGCACCGACGACCAGGGCCGCGACGTCGCGGCACGCCTCATTTACGGCTTCAGGATTTCGGTTCTCTTCGGTCTTGCACTGGCGTCGATCTCCTCGGTTGTCGGCGTCGCGGCGGGCGCGGTGCAAGGCTATTTCGGCGGCTGGACCGACCTCATCCTGCAGCGGCTGATCGAGGTCTGGTCGTCCGTGCCGCAGCTCTATCTGCTCATCATTTTATCCTCGATCATCACGCCGAGCTTCTTTGTTCTGCTCGGCACGCTGCTGCTCTTTTCCTGGGTCAACCTCGTCCATGTCGTGCGCGCGGAATTTCTGCGTGCCCGCAATTTCGAATATGTCACGGCGGCGCGTGCACTCGGCCTCAGCAACGCGCGGATCATGGTCAAGCACGTACTTCCGAATGCGATGGTCGCGACCCTGACCTTTCTGCCGTTCGTGCTCAATGGCTCGATCTCGACGCTGACGGCGCTCGATTTCCTCGGCTTTGGTCTGCCGTCCGGCTCGGCGTCGCTCGGCGAACTTCTGCTCGAAGGCGAGTCGAACCTTCAGGCGCCCTGGCTGGGCCTGACCGGCTTCTTCGTTATCGCCATCATGCTGTCGCTGCTGATCTTCATCGGCGAGGCGGTGCGCGATGCCTTCGACCCGCGAAAGACCATCGCATGA
- a CDS encoding microcin C ABC transporter permease YejB, giving the protein MLAYIVRRILLMIPTVFGILLISFIIVQFAPGGPVERILAQLQGLDTNATTNFTGGADTRAGGGSSTEFTSRYRGAQGLDPKFIAELNKQFGFDKPAPERFWIMLKNYLRFDFGKSYFRDTSVIELIKEKLPVSISLGLWMTLISYLISIPLGIAKAVRDGSRFDIWTSSVIIVGYAIPSFLFAIFLIVLFCGGSFWQIFPLRGLTSENFDQLSLLGKIKDYFWHITLPVSALTLSAFATVTFLTKNSFLDEIRKQYVLTARMKGLSERRVLYGHVFRNAMMIVVAGFPGAFINAFFGGALLIETIFSLDGLGLLSYESVVNRDYPVVFANVYIFALLGLVVNLISDLTYTWIDPRIDFETREV; this is encoded by the coding sequence ATGCTTGCCTATATCGTCCGCCGCATCCTTTTGATGATCCCGACGGTCTTTGGCATCCTGCTCATCTCTTTCATCATCGTACAATTCGCCCCGGGCGGCCCGGTCGAGCGCATCCTCGCGCAATTGCAGGGCCTCGACACCAATGCGACGACGAATTTCACCGGCGGCGCGGACACTCGTGCAGGCGGCGGCAGCAGCACGGAATTTACCTCGCGCTATCGCGGCGCGCAGGGGCTCGACCCGAAATTCATCGCCGAACTCAACAAGCAATTCGGCTTCGACAAACCGGCGCCCGAACGCTTCTGGATCATGCTGAAGAATTATCTGCGCTTCGACTTCGGCAAATCCTATTTCCGCGATACGTCCGTCATCGAACTGATCAAGGAGAAGCTGCCGGTCTCGATTTCCCTCGGCCTATGGATGACGCTGATCTCTTATCTCATCTCGATTCCGCTCGGCATCGCCAAGGCGGTGCGCGACGGCTCGCGATTCGACATCTGGACCTCGAGCGTCATCATCGTCGGTTATGCGATCCCGAGCTTTCTCTTCGCGATCTTCCTGATTGTGCTGTTCTGCGGCGGCTCGTTCTGGCAGATTTTTCCGCTGCGCGGGCTTACCTCCGAGAATTTCGATCAGCTCTCGCTCCTCGGCAAGATCAAGGATTATTTCTGGCACATCACTTTGCCGGTGTCGGCGCTGACGCTCAGCGCCTTTGCGACGGTTACCTTCCTCACCAAGAATTCCTTCCTCGATGAAATCCGCAAGCAATATGTGCTCACTGCGCGGATGAAGGGCCTCAGCGAGCGGCGCGTGCTTTACGGCCACGTGTTCCGCAATGCGATGATGATTGTCGTCGCGGGATTTCCGGGCGCTTTCATCAATGCCTTCTTCGGCGGCGCATTGCTCATTGAGACCATCTTCTCGCTCGATGGCCTCGGCCTCTTGTCCTATGAATCGGTCGTCAATCGCGATTACCCGGTCGTCTTCGCCAACGTCTACATTTTCGCGCTGCTCGGCCTCGTCGTGAATCTCATCTCGGACCTCACTTACACCTGGATCGATCCGCGCATCGATTTCGAAACGCGGGAGGTCTGA